The nucleotide window CGATTTTCTCAAGGAATTGCGCGATCTGAAGCTGCCGCAAGGAGGCGGCGATCTGGCGGGCGCCATCGACCGCGTAGACGACATCATCGCCCGCGCCAAACGCGAATTTCCGCGGCTCAGCAACACGGAAGTCTATTTTCTTTCCGATCTGGGCCGCACGAAATGGGAGCCCGGCCTCGCGGCCGGCGGACCAGTTCGGCAGCGGCTCGTGCGCCTCGCCGCATCGGCGCGGCTGTCGGTCGCCGACCTGGGCCAGCAGCATTGCGAAAATCTCGCCGTCACCAGCCTGCGAGCGACCCAAGCCGGGCAATCGATCTACACGACCAAAGGACCGATCGATATTGCCGCCGAAGTGCACGATTTCGGCAGCCAGTCGCATTCGGTTCGTGCCGAACTGTTGGTCGATTCGCTGCGAGTGCAAGATCGATCGCTCAACCTGGCGGCCGGCAATGAGCAAAGCGTCGATTTCGCCTATCGATTCACTTCCCCCGGCGATCATTCGCTCGAGGTACGCTTGGTCGGGGATCCGTCGGACGCCTTGGATGTCGACAATCATCGCTGGCTGGTGCTGCCGGTGAAGGATTCGATTTCGGCGCTGGTGGTCAACGGCGAAGGCGCGGCCCAGCATGCCCGCTATTTGGTCGATGCATTGAATCCGTATCGCGACGGTTCGGAATCGATGCCTGTGCAGGTCGAGCAAGTGCCGGATGGCGGCTTGTTGGATTTGGATCTGCGGCGCTTCGATTGCATTTTCCTGAGCAACGTGGCTCAATTTACCGCCGGCGAGGCCCACGATCTGGCGACCTACGTTGGCGGCGGCGGCGGCTTGGTGTTCTTTCTCGGCGATCGCGTCGATGCCTCGCTTTACAACGACCAACTTGGTGGCCTTCGGCCGGGGTGGCCGCGCCTGCTGCCGGCGCTGCTGGATGGGCGATCGGAGCCGGGCGCCTACCATTTCGATCCGCTCGACTACGCCGATCCGCTGGTTCATGAATTCGCCGGCAACGAACGGGCCGGCTTGCTGAGCACGATCGTGAGCCGTTATTTCCGCCTGAAAAAGCCCGGCCCTTCCTCCCACGTAGCAATGGCGTTTCGCCCGACCGGCGATCCGGCGATCGTCGCCGCGCGAATCAATGGCGACAACAGGCAAGCCTCGGAGCCTGCGTCGCAAGTCAAGGGAGTCGCTGCCGAATCCTCCCCTCCTCCTGCCGCCGCCCCGTCTTCCGTTGCCGCCAAGCATCCGCCATCCGGCGGCCGATCGATCCTCGTCGCATTGCCGGCATCGTTCGCATCGGTCGATCCGGCAACGAAGGAACCCTGGTCGAACTGGCCGTTGAAGGCCAGCTTTCAACCGCTGATGCAAAATCTCCTGCTGGGTGCGATCGGTCCCCAAGGTGCGGACCGCACTGTGTCGGTCGGCCAGCCGCTCGAATCGGCGCTGCCGACCGGCGGCGCGAGCGCCGCGGTCGTGTTGCAAAACCCCGAGGGCCGCAAGGAACAGATCCGCATTGCGGCACGCGACGCATCGAATCGCTGGTCGTATGCCGACACGTGGCAAAGCGGCATCTATCGGGCCGAGGTGCCTGCCGCCGCAAGCCAAGGTCGCTTGTATGCCGTGAACATCAATCCGACGGAAAGCGCGCTGGTGAAAATCGATCCCGCCCTGCTGCCGGAGCAACTCACCGTTGTCCCCGCCGTCGACGGCGCGCAACAACAGCCCACCACGCAACTCGGCGCCCAAAGCAATGAATCGCGTTTGTTCCTCTATATCGCATTGAGCCTATTGCTCCTGGAAACGGTGGTCGCCTGGTGGTTCGGCTACCGAGCCGCTTAGGAAAACCGTCAATCTTAATTCGGCTCCGCCCTGCTCCTTCACTCGCCCCTCGCCCCTCACTCCTAAGCCCATGTCCGGCACGCTCCCAACTTGGCTCGAGCCCTACTTCGGCGTCGACAGCGGCGCGCGCGGAGAAGGCACGCTGTGGCGGCTCGGGCATTCTTGGCCGTGGCAGGCTTGGGTCACGCTGCTGGCCATCGCGGCGATGATCGCGCTGGTGGCGATCGTGTATGCGTTTGAAATCGGTCCGGCGGGCCGGTTTCGCCGCATCTTTTTGGCGGCGCTGCGGCTCTCGGCAATCGGCTTGGTGCTGCTGATGATTGGCCAGTGGGTGTTGGAAATGAATCCGACGCAGCTTCCTTACCTGGTCGTGCTGGTCGACGATTCTGAAAGCATGCGGATCGCCGATCACTACGACAAGGATTCGCTGCGCGCGGACATGGCTCGCCGAATCAAGGCCGCGGGGCTCGACGGCCTGACGCGGCTGAATCAGGCGAAAACGCTGCTGTTGGAAGACGACGCCGCGCTGCTGCGAACGCTCGATAGCCGCTACAAATTGCGGGTCTATTTCTGCTCCGAACTCGCTCGGCTTCAGCCGGGCAACGTCGGCCAACTTCGCGACGCGATCCGCCGGCTCGAACCGAACGGCAAGGCGACGCGCCTCGGCGATTGCCTGCGAACCGTCCTCGGCGATCAAGGCCTGAGCGGAGTCGCAGCCGTCGTGCTCATGACCGACGGCATCACGACCGACGGCCAGCGGCTAGTCGGGCAGGTGGCCGCCGGCGGAGATTCAAGCGCCGCCGATAGCCTCGCGGCCGAAGGGGGGGCCGCCGATCTCGCCCGGGCCAAAGGCGTCCCGATCTTCGCCGTCGGGCTGGGAAGCGAACAGCCGTTGCACGATCTGGAACTCTCCGACCTGCGGGTTTCCGATGTCGCATTTGTCGACGACATGCTCACATTCCGTTTCACGCTCATAGCGACGGGCTACGCCGGCAAGCAGGTCGAAGTGCGGCTGATGGACAAGAAATCGGGCGCCGTATTGGCCCGCCAAACCGTGACGCTCGCCGTCGACCACAAGCCGCAGGAGCTGACGCTGTCGCATCGGCCCGACAAGGTCGGCCAGTTCGACTATGTCGTCGAAGTCGATCGCCTGCCCGACGAAGTGCGCGACGACAACAATCAGCTCGAACGTCAAGTCACGGTTCGCAAGGCGCAGATTCGCGTCCTTTTAGTGCAGGCCTATCCGAACTACGAGTTTCGCTATTTGAAGAATCTTTTGGAGCGCGACAACACGATCGAGCTCCATTCGCTGCTGCAAGATGCCGACGTGGAATACGCGTCGGCCGACAAGTCGGCGCTTGCGGTGTTTCCGGTGCGGCGCGAGGATTTATTCAACTACGACGTGGTGATCTTCGGCGACGTGAATCCGGCCCTGTTGAGCGCGACCGCCCTAAGCAATCTCTCCGATTTCGTCGTGCAAAAAGGGGGCGGATTGGTGATGATCGCCGGGCCGGCCTACGATCCGCTCGCCTACCGCGGCACTCCGCTTGCGCCGCTGGTGCCGATCGATTTGAGCACCGCCGTGGCTCCCGATCCGCGCCGAGCGATCACCGATGGTTTCGTCATGCGGCCGACGACCGACGGCCTCAACGAGCCGAATATGCAGCTCGGCGACACGCCGGCCGATACCGTGCAAATCTGGCAAAAACTGCCGCCTCTCTACTGGCTGCTCGAAGCGCAACCGAAAGAATCAGCCGAGGTGTTGGCCGAGCATCCGACACGCCATGCGCCCGATGGCCGGCCGCTGCCGGTCATCCTCGAGCGTCGCGCGGGGGCGGGCATGGTGCTGTTCCACGCAACCGACGAAACATGGCGCTGGCGTTATCAGGTCGGCGATGTGTTCTTTGCGCGGTATTGGATTCAAACGATTCGCTATCTCAGCCGCACGAAACTACTGGGGAAAGATCAGGTAGCCCGGCTTACGACCAACCGCAAGCAATACGATCAGGGCGAGCCGGTCCGCTTGCGACTCGAATTCACCGACCCGCGGCAGTCGCCCGCCGATGGCCGCGATGTCACCGTGTTGCTGCGCCACTCCGATCAGGCCGAGCGGCAGTTGAAGCTGGCCCGCAGCCCGGCGAATCACGATCTCTTCCAAGCGACGCTCGACCCGTTGGCCGCCGGAAACTATCAAGCCGTGGTGGTCAATCCGGCACTCGCCGGCGAGCCGTCGGCCAGTTTTCATGTGCGCGTGTCGGAGGTCGAATTCGAGCGCACGCAGATGGATGCGGCGGAGCTGCAAGGAGCGGCCGACAAAACGAAGGGCCGCTTTTATACCTGGCAAACGGTCCACACGCTGCTCGATGATTTGCCAGCCGGCCGGCATGTGCCGATGAAGCCGACGGGCCCGCCGATGGAACTTTGGAACCGCTGGCCGGTCCTGCTGTTGCTGCTCATGGTGCTAGTCGCCGAATGGACGCTTCGAAAGCGAAGCGGAATGATATAATCGGGCGGGCAAATCACGAATGCCGAAGCTCGAATGTCTAATGAATGACGAAGCCCGAATGACGAACCGGCGTTCGTCTTCCTAATCCCTCACCCTCACCCTCACCCTTCCCCCGATGCATCCACTTCAGCAGCAGCTTGCCGCGGCTCGTCGGCGGATTCGCCGGCTGCTGCTGCTGTTTGGAGTTGCGCGGGTGGGGAGCGTCGTGATCGCGGCCGCGGCGCTGCTTGCTATTGCCGATTTCCTGCTTCGCTTCGACGATCGGGGAGTGCGCTGGATCTGCTTGCTGGCCTTGATCGCAACGGCGATTTGGGCCGTTGTGCGGTATCTGGTCCCGGCAATTCGCCAACCGCTTCGCGATGTGGTCGTGGCCGGTCGGATCGAACGCCGCTTTGCCGGTCTCGGGGATCAGCTTTCCAGCACGATCGAGTTTCTCCACCAGCGCGAAGACGATCCGCTCGCCGGCTCGGCCGAGTTGCGGCGTGCGGCGGTGGCCCAGGCCGAAGCCGAAATTGCGCCGCTCGATTGGCAAAGGGCCATCGATCGCCGACCGGCATTCCGGGCCGTGGCGGCGCTGTGCGCGGTCGCGATCGTGGCTGGAGCCGTGGGCGCCGCCAGCCCGGCCAACGCCCGGCTCGCGATCGCTCGGCTCTTCAATCCGCTCAGCGACGCGGTTTGGCCGTCGGCGAACGATCTTGCATTTACGCACCGCGTCGATCGGGTCGCATACGGCCAGCCGTTCGAAGTCGAGCTCAAAGATCGCAAAGGCAATTTGCCCGATGTGGTAAAAATCCAATACCGCATTCCACCCGCGGAAGGCATTGCTGGAACCGGCAGCGCCGCAGAACGAAGTGCCGCCGACGGCTCGCCGAAAATCGAAACCCACGCCATGCAGCGCATCGGCGACCTGATGGTGGCCCGGCGGGAGCGCGTCGATCGGCCGTTCGACTATCGGGCGGAAGGGGGCGACGATCGCCAAATGCCCTGGATTCACGTCGACGTGGTGCAGCCGCCGCGCATCGACTCGCTGGCCATCACGTTGCATCCGCCGCGCTATACAGGCTGGCCCGATCAGCCCGGCCAGCGGCGGATCGTCGCCCTCCGCGGCACGGCGGTCGGGATGTCGGGCCGCGCCAGTAAGCCGCTCGCATCCGCGACGCTGAATCTGCCGGGCGGACAGACCATCGCAGCCGAGATTTCTGGCGATGGATCGACGTTCGTCATCCCGCTCAAGCCATCGGGCAGGTTGGCCCGAAGCGAAAGCAGCGCGGCAGCCGGTTCGCCGCAGCCGTTCGTCGTGGATCGCTCGGGGCCGTATTGGTTCGAGCTGCGCGATCGGGAAGGGCTTGCCGGCGGTGATGCGGATCGCTGGGACATTCAGGCGGTCGTCGATGGGCCGCCGTCGGTGTCGATCAACGAACCGGCGGCAAATCTGTTGGTGACGCCCGGCGCAACGGTGAAAATAAAGGTCGCCGCGAAGGATGATTTGGCACTCCACGCCGTCGCGCTGATGTACACGCGCTCCGATCGGACCGACCTGGGACAAGTCGCGATGCCGGCCCTCTTCGCCGGGCCCGAACCCATACCACCGGCGACCGCGCCCGTGTCTGTCGGCATGCTGCCCGGCGACGGCCGCACGCTGGATTTCGCCTGGCAATTGGGCCCCTTGGGCTTGAAGCCGGGCACGAACGTGTTGCTCACCGCGACCGCCTCCGACTACGCCGCGCAAATCACCGCTAGTTCGCCGCGGCGCATTTCGATCATCACGGCCGACGATTTCGAAGATCATCTGTCGGCCCGCGAATCGGTGATTCTCGACGAATTAGCCCGGCTACTCAAACTCGAGCAATCGTCGCGCCAGGAAACGGCTGCGCTGGAAACACAGACGAGCAAGGTCGGCCGGCTGACCAAGGCCGACGTCGATCAACTTCGCGCCGAGGAATTGAACCAGCGGCAGATTCGCCGTGGACTGGTCGGTTCGGCGGAGGGCGTGCGGTCGTCGGTCGTTGCTCTGCTAGAAGAGCTGGCGAGCAATCACGTCGACAATTCGGTGTTGCAACGCCGCATGCAGGGGATCGCCGACGGCTTGGCGCGGCTCGATCAGAACGAGCTGCCGGCCGCCGAACAATCGCTTACCGCCGCGCTAAAGGACGCCGAAGACGCGCCCGAGCCCGCGCCGCTTCCCGTCGCTGGTCGTCGCTCGCTGGCCGATGCGGGCCGGTCGCAAGAATCGATCGCCGCGGCGCTCGAGGCGATGTTGGGGGATCTCGCCGAATGGAATAGCTTCCGCGGCTTGGGGCGGCAACTCGCTCAGCTTCGCCGTGATCAGGCCGATCTCGAAAAGGGCACCAAGGACATCGGCGCAACGACGCTGACCGACGACATCCACGATCTGAGCCCGCAGCAACAGGCCGATCTGAAGAAACTCGGTGATCGGCAGGCCGATCTGGCTCGGCAGTTGGACAAGCTGGTGTCACGAATGGAACAAGTCGGCGGACAATTGTCGAAAAGCGAGCCCTTGTCGGCTCAGTCGCTCGCCGACGCTCTCGACCTGGCCCGGCAAAAAACCCCAGGCAGCGAAATGCTCGGCGCGGCCGACAACGTGGCCCAGAATCGGCTTGGTAAAGCGCTCGCCCAACAGGCGGCTGCCGGCGCCACCATTGATGAAATGCTCGACATCCTGGCCAATCGCCGCGATCAAGAGCTTTCGCATCTCGTCGCGAAGCTTCGCGATGCCGAGCAGCAACTCGCTGGCCTGCGAAAGCAACAAGACGGATTGCGAAAGCGACTGAAAGAGTTGGCCGCCGATAGCGGGAAAATAGACGATTCGCACTCGGGCAATTCCGATCCGCGCAATTCCGGATCGAGCGGCGCGGCGCGAAAGGCCGAGCTGCAGCGATTGGCCCGGCAGCAGCACGATTTGCAAGAGCAGGCCGAGCGGCTGGTCCGCCAGCTCCAGCGTTTGCAAGCCCAGCGTGCCGCCGACGCCACCGCCCGGGCCGGCGGAGCGATGAAAAGCGCCGGGCAAGCGGCTGAACAGGGCGAGGCCGGCGAAGCGGGCGACAACGCCGCCGCGGCCCAAAAAGATCTCGACGACGCCCGACGGCAATTGGCCGAGGTCCGCCGCAAAGCAGAAACCGATCTTGCCCGGCAGCAGCTTGCCAAGCTCGACGATTCCTTGAAGGGATTGGTTGACATCCAGCAGCGCACGCTCGACGACACCATCCGATTGGAAAAGCTGCGCAATGCCGAAGGCGAGCTGACTCGCGCTCAAGCGCAATCGGTGCTCGATTTGGGCCGCCAGCAACAATCGCTGGCCGGCGAGACCGAGCAGTTGGCCGCGAAACTGGTCGGAGCAGAAGCGTTTCAGTATGTGCTGCAGGAATCTGCCGCGGAAATGACGCGCACGGCCGCCCGCCTTTCCGATCGCGACACGAGTGCCGCCACGCAGCAACTCGAGCAAGACGTGCTCGAGCGATTGCAGGAATTGATCGCGGCCATGAAGCAAGACCCGCCGCAGCCGAATCCACGGCCCGGCGGCAAGAATGGGCCCAACGGCGGCGGCGGAAAATCCGATAAGCAGCAAATCCGCT belongs to Pirellulales bacterium and includes:
- a CDS encoding BatA domain-containing protein, whose product is MFSHIGMLWWLAAAAAPLVIHLLSRRRYREMSWAAMEYLLAALQKRSRRLRFEQWLLLAIRTALIVAVVIAVAGPYVERIGGTVAAGNSVHRVLVLDGSYSMAYKPGDRSRFEQAKDLIRDIVARSVQGDGFTLVLMSAPARTVVGTPAFVSDEVRDALRRLKNSSASDVAAAQRLVDEDDFLKELRDLKLPQGGGDLAGAIDRVDDIIARAKREFPRLSNTEVYFLSDLGRTKWEPGLAAGGPVRQRLVRLAASARLSVADLGQQHCENLAVTSLRATQAGQSIYTTKGPIDIAAEVHDFGSQSHSVRAELLVDSLRVQDRSLNLAAGNEQSVDFAYRFTSPGDHSLEVRLVGDPSDALDVDNHRWLVLPVKDSISALVVNGEGAAQHARYLVDALNPYRDGSESMPVQVEQVPDGGLLDLDLRRFDCIFLSNVAQFTAGEAHDLATYVGGGGGLVFFLGDRVDASLYNDQLGGLRPGWPRLLPALLDGRSEPGAYHFDPLDYADPLVHEFAGNERAGLLSTIVSRYFRLKKPGPSSHVAMAFRPTGDPAIVAARINGDNRQASEPASQVKGVAAESSPPPAAAPSSVAAKHPPSGGRSILVALPASFASVDPATKEPWSNWPLKASFQPLMQNLLLGAIGPQGADRTVSVGQPLESALPTGGASAAVVLQNPEGRKEQIRIAARDASNRWSYADTWQSGIYRAEVPAAASQGRLYAVNINPTESALVKIDPALLPEQLTVVPAVDGAQQQPTTQLGAQSNESRLFLYIALSLLLLETVVAWWFGYRAA